The Methanoculleus thermophilus genome contains a region encoding:
- a CDS encoding YkgJ family cysteine cluster protein, with protein sequence MLGIDDVANRIRSVGFRCLGCGACCRRVAEDSNLVLVSPAEVRKIMAATKMSWDEVAEPYPDFIESESGGQYTLAWCIRRNEDACIFLRDGRCSIYPHRPWICRTYPFMLVDDDLLVSECPGLGTPLSLHDAHVAAADLCRRQAAETAEEIGLRAAYQRAVVPPGKRAVIDSEGMKVLNG encoded by the coding sequence ATGCTTGGAATAGATGATGTTGCGAACCGGATCAGGTCCGTCGGGTTTCGTTGCCTGGGGTGTGGTGCCTGCTGTCGGCGGGTCGCCGAGGACTCGAACCTCGTGCTGGTGAGCCCTGCTGAGGTTAGAAAGATCATGGCGGCAACGAAGATGTCCTGGGATGAGGTTGCCGAGCCCTATCCGGACTTTATCGAGTCTGAATCTGGCGGCCAATATACCCTTGCCTGGTGCATCCGGCGCAATGAGGATGCATGTATCTTTCTTCGGGACGGCAGATGCTCAATCTATCCTCACCGCCCCTGGATCTGCCGCACGTACCCTTTTATGCTGGTCGACGACGACCTTTTGGTCTCGGAATGCCCTGGCCTTGGCACACCACTCTCTCTCCACGATGCGCATGTTGCAGCGGCCGACCTCTGCAGGAGGCAGGCCGCTGAGACCGCAGAGGAGATCGGCCTGCGCGCTGCCTATCAGAGGGCAGTGGTACCGCCGGGAAAGCGCGCCGTGATCGATAGTGAAGGCATGAAGGTGCTCAATGGCTGA
- a CDS encoding TraB/GumN family protein: MAEIRLVGTAHVSQKSIDEVRSAIEEFQPDIVGVELDRGRYIALTQEVAEPSVTDILKGGNFGQLLVQWVLTFIQQRIGAETGVKPGSEMLAAIEEAQAHQISVGLIDRDIRITLARFWGKMGIWEKTKLIGALLYSLVGVEGQELDVDELTNQDVVSAAMEEFRKFSPKGAQALIDERDAYLAHQILMLGTQYERVLAVVGAGHIQGVQRYLDAPETLPPLQSLTGEVKGLPWAKIFGAGVTVLFLLLIAAIAFSGVGLDVLLAALVYWVLINGILSAAFTLLAGGHPLSAATAFAVSWMTSLNPLLAAGWFAAYVEAKMRKPAIGDLKRIIVAETFSEMRRIPLFRVVLVAALANVGSTLGTVAYFLFIFPFLGVDPTVVVTDGFTNMLQMIQDLF; encoded by the coding sequence ATGGCTGAGATTCGCCTTGTCGGGACGGCGCACGTCTCACAGAAGAGCATTGATGAAGTCCGGTCGGCTATCGAGGAGTTCCAGCCCGACATCGTCGGCGTAGAACTCGACCGGGGCCGATACATAGCGCTCACTCAGGAGGTGGCCGAACCTTCGGTCACAGATATCCTAAAGGGCGGGAACTTCGGGCAGCTCCTCGTCCAGTGGGTGCTTACCTTCATCCAGCAACGGATCGGCGCCGAGACTGGTGTTAAACCCGGCTCTGAGATGCTGGCCGCTATCGAGGAGGCCCAGGCGCATCAGATATCTGTGGGACTTATAGACCGGGATATTCGGATCACGCTTGCCCGGTTCTGGGGAAAGATGGGGATCTGGGAGAAGACCAAACTCATCGGTGCTCTGCTCTACTCGCTGGTGGGGGTTGAGGGCCAGGAACTTGATGTGGATGAGCTCACGAACCAGGATGTGGTGAGTGCCGCGATGGAGGAGTTCCGGAAGTTCTCCCCAAAGGGTGCACAGGCTCTCATCGATGAGCGGGATGCCTATCTTGCTCACCAGATCTTGATGCTCGGGACCCAGTACGAGAGGGTGCTTGCAGTCGTCGGTGCCGGACACATCCAGGGGGTGCAGCGTTACCTTGACGCACCGGAGACGCTGCCGCCGCTCCAGTCCCTGACGGGTGAGGTGAAGGGTCTGCCGTGGGCGAAGATCTTTGGAGCGGGCGTCACAGTCCTCTTCCTCCTCCTGATCGCTGCGATAGCCTTCTCCGGTGTGGGGCTCGATGTTCTGCTGGCCGCTCTCGTCTACTGGGTTCTGATCAATGGTATCTTGAGCGCCGCGTTCACGCTGCTTGCCGGTGGACATCCTCTCTCGGCGGCTACGGCGTTCGCCGTCTCCTGGATGACGTCGCTCAACCCCCTGCTTGCGGCCGGGTGGTTTGCAGCCTATGTTGAGGCAAAGATGCGAAAGCCTGCCATCGGAGATTTGAAACGGATCATCGTGGCGGAGACCTTCTCCGAGATGCGGAGGATCCCGCTCTTTAGGGTGGTGCTGGTTGCAGCTCTTGCGAACGTCGGGAGCACACTCGGGACTGTTGCCTATTTCCTCTTCATCTTCCCGTTCCTAGGGGTCGATCCAACCGTGGTCGTCACCGACGGTTTTACGAACATGCTGCAGATGATACAGGACCTCTTTTAG
- a CDS encoding nitroreductase family protein, with protein sequence MSPIGGTVNLAVTVIRSRHSVRKYKDTPIEEKILKDALDCARLAPTARNEQPWLFGAIRNRETLQAIANLAENARFIADAPVCFAIFGKKDAKYYLEDCCAATMQLILALQSWGVGSCWVAGEKKEYAEDVRTLLNVPDEYTLVSLVPAGYPEEVQIKQKKILDEVTFFERYEEEE encoded by the coding sequence ATGAGTCCGATTGGTGGAACGGTTAATCTTGCTGTCACCGTGATACGGAGTCGGCACAGCGTGCGGAAGTACAAGGACACCCCTATCGAGGAGAAGATCCTCAAAGATGCGCTCGACTGTGCACGCCTTGCACCGACCGCAAGGAACGAGCAGCCCTGGCTCTTTGGGGCCATCCGGAATCGCGAGACCCTTCAGGCGATCGCGAATCTCGCCGAGAACGCAAGATTCATCGCCGATGCGCCTGTCTGCTTTGCCATCTTCGGGAAGAAGGATGCAAAATACTACCTTGAAGACTGCTGTGCGGCGACGATGCAGCTCATCCTCGCGCTCCAGTCATGGGGGGTTGGGTCCTGCTGGGTTGCGGGGGAGAAGAAAGAGTATGCTGAAGACGTCAGAACCCTTCTCAATGTCCCGGACGAATATACGCTTGTCTCTCTCGTGCCTGCAGGGTACCCCGAGGAAGTCCAGATCAAGCAGAAGAAGATCCTTGATGAGGTCACGTTCTTCGAGCGCTACGAGGAGGAAGAGTGA
- a CDS encoding DUF2115 domain-containing protein yields the protein MELAEVLYQAVSQYSLLDLQEMRKRVERDLKGVPAGYRQRLYPWIMEQIFATHHRLISTVRQGKRGIPDGPISSEFQDFCNMVEKTCLASNTEEQHFELLYFLLAAFNLFVLDRPAHPVGTPFPGGLKVEVKNGEYLCPVRERANDVGNALCPYCPAKQSDL from the coding sequence ATGGAACTCGCAGAAGTCCTCTACCAGGCAGTCTCGCAGTACTCGCTTCTGGATCTCCAGGAGATGCGCAAACGGGTGGAGCGGGATCTTAAGGGCGTCCCTGCAGGATACCGGCAGCGCCTCTACCCATGGATCATGGAGCAGATCTTTGCGACGCACCACAGGCTCATCTCAACAGTCCGCCAGGGCAAGCGAGGCATACCAGACGGACCAATCTCCAGTGAGTTTCAGGACTTCTGCAACATGGTCGAGAAGACGTGCCTTGCCAGCAATACGGAGGAGCAGCACTTCGAACTCCTCTACTTCCTCCTTGCCGCCTTCAACCTCTTCGTCCTCGACCGCCCCGCCCATCCGGTGGGCACCCCATTTCCCGGCGGACTCAAGGTAGAGGTAAAGAACGGGGAGTACCTCTGTCCCGTTCGAGAGAGGGCCAACGATGTCGGGAATGCCCTCTGTCCGTACTGTCCGGCGAAGCAGAGTGATCTTTAA
- a CDS encoding ammonium transporter, whose product MIDSGDTAFILICTALVMLMTPGVGLFYGGLVRRKNFISMLALAFIALALVSIQWVICGYSLAFGTDVHGVIGGLEYVFLQGVGMDGDGIPDLLFMAFQMVFAGLTLAIVTSGVAERIKMSSFVVFGLLWTTLVYDPLAHWAWGGGWAAELGALDFAGGTVVHISSGFAALALALVIGKRLGFGSHGMEPNNIPMVLLGGALLWFGWFGFNAGSALAADGLAANAFVVTNIAASAGALAWLCAAWVRGRPGSVGMISGAIAGLVAITPAAGFVSPMAAIPIGALAGLVCYGALLLRIRLGLDESLDAWAIHGMGGIFGALATGIFAVAAVGGVDGLFYGNPGQFLIQFVDVAVVVAYSFGVTYIIARAVDAVMGLRVSEEEEYVGLDIAQHGESVRV is encoded by the coding sequence ATGATTGACTCCGGCGATACGGCGTTTATTCTGATCTGTACGGCACTGGTCATGCTGATGACGCCAGGAGTGGGACTCTTCTATGGCGGGCTCGTGCGCCGGAAGAATTTCATCTCCATGCTCGCACTGGCATTCATCGCACTTGCCCTCGTCAGCATCCAGTGGGTCATCTGCGGCTACAGCCTCGCCTTCGGCACCGACGTTCATGGGGTGATCGGAGGCCTTGAGTACGTCTTCCTGCAGGGTGTCGGGATGGATGGCGATGGGATCCCGGACCTGCTCTTTATGGCCTTCCAGATGGTCTTTGCGGGCCTCACGCTTGCAATCGTGACATCCGGGGTTGCGGAGCGGATAAAGATGAGTTCGTTCGTCGTCTTCGGCCTGCTCTGGACGACGCTGGTCTACGACCCGCTCGCCCACTGGGCTTGGGGCGGTGGATGGGCTGCCGAGCTCGGTGCGCTCGACTTTGCTGGCGGCACGGTCGTTCATATCAGTTCGGGCTTTGCGGCGCTTGCGCTCGCCCTCGTCATCGGGAAGCGTCTCGGGTTCGGTTCGCATGGCATGGAGCCGAACAACATCCCGATGGTCCTCCTCGGCGGGGCCCTCCTCTGGTTTGGATGGTTCGGGTTCAACGCCGGAAGCGCTCTTGCTGCGGACGGCCTTGCGGCGAACGCGTTTGTCGTAACAAACATCGCTGCCTCTGCCGGAGCGCTCGCCTGGCTCTGCGCCGCCTGGGTCCGCGGGAGACCTGGATCGGTTGGGATGATCAGCGGCGCAATTGCGGGCCTCGTCGCCATCACCCCGGCGGCCGGATTCGTCAGCCCCATGGCTGCCATTCCGATCGGTGCCCTCGCCGGCCTTGTCTGTTACGGAGCCCTGCTCCTCCGGATCAGATTGGGTCTTGACGAGAGCCTGGATGCCTGGGCGATCCACGGCATGGGGGGCATCTTTGGCGCTCTCGCGACCGGGATATTTGCTGTCGCCGCGGTTGGGGGCGTGGATGGCCTGTTCTACGGAAACCCAGGTCAGTTCCTCATCCAGTTCGTGGATGTTGCTGTGGTCGTAGCTTACTCATTCGGCGTGACCTATATCATTGCAAGGGCTGTGGATGCGGTGATGGGCCTGCGCGTTAGCGAGGAAGAGGAGTACGTCGGGCTGGACATCGCCCAGCACGGCGAGTCTGTCCGTGTATGA
- a CDS encoding P-II family nitrogen regulator, whose amino-acid sequence MKMVTAVIRPEMFDAVKTALETSGIYGMTVSEVMGRGAQKGIALRFRGKTVPVELIPKVKIEMVVRDADVDTVLGIVRANGRTGKPGDGRVFVSSVERICKVRTDEEEPADQ is encoded by the coding sequence ATGAAGATGGTAACTGCGGTTATCAGGCCCGAGATGTTTGATGCCGTGAAAACGGCACTCGAAACGAGCGGGATCTATGGAATGACCGTGAGCGAGGTGATGGGGCGAGGAGCCCAGAAGGGCATCGCCCTCCGGTTCCGGGGAAAGACGGTGCCGGTCGAACTCATCCCGAAGGTGAAGATCGAGATGGTGGTCCGGGATGCCGACGTCGATACGGTCCTCGGGATCGTCCGGGCAAACGGCCGGACCGGAAAGCCCGGAGATGGTCGGGTCTTTGTCTCATCGGTCGAGAGGATCTGCAAGGTGCGGACGGATGAGGAGGAGCCGGCCGACCAGTAG